Sequence from the Thermodesulfatator atlanticus DSM 21156 genome:
TGGTGCCCAAGGGAATATTGCGCAAGGGCATGCAATTGCCAACTTTTACTTCGACGTTTTCCCCAGACATCACTTCATCGCCAACCTTAAGCCCAAGGGGCGCTAAAATATAACGCTTTTCTCCATCGGCGTAGTGCAAAAGGGCGATGTTCGCCGAACGGTTAGGATCATATTCAATAGCTGCTACCTTAGCAGGGATGTTGTCTTTGTTGCGCTTAAAATCAATGCGGCGATAAAGACGCTTGTGCCCGCCACCACGAAAACGCACCGTTACCCTGCCATAGGTATTGCGCCCACCTGTCTTTTTAAGAGGCTCAAGCAGTGATTTTTCCGGTTCCTTACCAGGGGTAAGGTCCGGGTCAATCACAAAGCTCATGAACCTACGGCCTGGCGATGTTGGTTTACACTTTTTAATTGGCATAACCTATCCCCTCTATACCGATTCAAAAAAGTCTATGGTATGACCTGGTGCTAGGCGCACAATGGCTTTTTTCCTGAGCGGCCTGCGACCTTCATAACGGCCAAACCGCTTGGGTTTGCCTTTTACCCTGATGGTCTGAACCTTCTCAACCTTCACGTCGAACAAGTTTTCTACGGCCTTTTTAATCTCAATCTTATTGGCGTCTGGCGCCACCCAAAAAGTCACCTGATTGTTCTTTTCCTTCAAAAACATGGACTTTTCTGTAATAACAGGCTTTAGAATTATGGTTCTAGGATCCCTCATTTTGAAAGCCTCTCTTCAATTTTTGGCAAGGCCTCTTTTTTAATTATGAGATACTCGTAATCTAAAATATCATATACGTTTAAGCCGTCCGCTGTTAGGACCTTCACTTTGGGCAAGTTACGCGCACTTTTTTCGACAACTTCATCTCGCTCAGGAAGCACCACCAGGGCATCGTCCACCCCAAGGCCTTTTAAAAATTCAACGAACTTTTTGGTTTTAATCTCATCAAGGCCAAAATCATCTACTACTAAAAGCTTTCCTTTTTGAGCCCTGGCTGAAAGCGCCATTTTCAAAGCCAAACGGCGCTGCTTCTTGTTCACCTTAAACTCATAATCCCGAGGTTTGGGGCCAAACACCACGCCGCCTCCTACCCAATGAGGCGCGCGAATGCTTCCCTGGCGTGCTCTACCTGTGCCCTTCTGCCGCCAAGGCTTACGGCCTCCCCCACGGACTTCGCCGCGAGTCTTGGTGCAGGCAGTGCCTGCGCGCCAGCGGGCCATTTGCCAACGCACTACCTCGTGCAACAAACCAACCTTTACCGGCACGTTGAAAATATCTTCTCGAAGGTCCACTTCGTCCACCTTTTCTTTTTTGTTGTTAACTACCGCCACCGTGGCCATTTTATTCCTCACCCCACCTACGTATTGAAGTAAACGTATACGTAGCTGTTAACTGAGCCGGGAACAGCCCCTTTCACCAACAAAACGTTTTTCTCGGGCTTTATGTCAACGATGCTCAAGTTACGCACCGTAACAGTCTCGTTTCCATAGTGCCCTGGCATTTTCTTTCCTTTGATAACCCTACCAGGAAAAGTACTCGGACCACTTGAGCCAGGCTTACGATGAACCTGTTTGGCACCGTGGCTCATGGGCTGACGTTTAAAACCCCAACGTTTAATAGCGCCAGCGAAACCCCGACCCTTGCTTTTTCCGGTTACTTTTATCTTTTTCCCAGGCTCAAGGGACAAGTCCGCTAATGTGATCACCTGCCCAGGAGAAAAGGCCTGCGGATCATCAACTTTAAATTCTTTGAGCACATAAAAGCCGTGATCAAGACCCGCTTTTACAAAGTGCCCCTGCATGGGCTTGTTGAGCTTGGAAAGCTTCTTGGGTTTAAACCCAAGCTGTACCGCATTGTAACCGTCGCGTTCGGTGGTTTTGACCTGAACCACCGTGCACGGCCCAAGCTCAATCACAGTTACAGGAACCGCTTCCCCAGACGGGGTGAAAATACGGGTCATCCCCAATTTTTTTCCAATTAGTCCTTGAACCATAGCCATTTCTTCCACCCCTTTAGAGCTTGATTTCCACTTCCACCCCAGCG
This genomic interval carries:
- the rplB gene encoding 50S ribosomal protein L2 codes for the protein MPIKKCKPTSPGRRFMSFVIDPDLTPGKEPEKSLLEPLKKTGGRNTYGRVTVRFRGGGHKRLYRRIDFKRNKDNIPAKVAAIEYDPNRSANIALLHYADGEKRYILAPLGLKVGDEVMSGENVEVKVGNCMPLRNIPLGTIIHNIELRPGKGGQIARSAGTFAQLMAKEGDYAHLRLPSGEIRMVHLACRATIGQVGNIDHENVTLGKAGRSRWLGRRPHVRGIAMNPVDHPMGGGEGRTHGGRHPCSPWGQLAKGLKTRGKKASDKFIVRRRKG
- the rplW gene encoding 50S ribosomal protein L23 — its product is MRDPRTIILKPVITEKSMFLKEKNNQVTFWVAPDANKIEIKKAVENLFDVKVEKVQTIRVKGKPKRFGRYEGRRPLRKKAIVRLAPGHTIDFFESV
- the rplD gene encoding 50S ribosomal protein L4, whose translation is MATVAVVNNKKEKVDEVDLREDIFNVPVKVGLLHEVVRWQMARWRAGTACTKTRGEVRGGGRKPWRQKGTGRARQGSIRAPHWVGGGVVFGPKPRDYEFKVNKKQRRLALKMALSARAQKGKLLVVDDFGLDEIKTKKFVEFLKGLGVDDALVVLPERDEVVEKSARNLPKVKVLTADGLNVYDILDYEYLIIKKEALPKIEERLSK
- the rplC gene encoding 50S ribosomal protein L3, with product MAMVQGLIGKKLGMTRIFTPSGEAVPVTVIELGPCTVVQVKTTERDGYNAVQLGFKPKKLSKLNKPMQGHFVKAGLDHGFYVLKEFKVDDPQAFSPGQVITLADLSLEPGKKIKVTGKSKGRGFAGAIKRWGFKRQPMSHGAKQVHRKPGSSGPSTFPGRVIKGKKMPGHYGNETVTVRNLSIVDIKPEKNVLLVKGAVPGSVNSYVYVYFNT